The proteins below are encoded in one region of Nitrospira lenta:
- the modB gene encoding molybdate ABC transporter permease subunit gives MELSELDWSALWVTLRLACMTVIVLLIVGTPIAWWLAHTRSRFRAVVEAVVALPIVLPPTVLGFYILVALGPFGPIGRLTGMTFAFTFWGLVIASAFYSMPFVIQPLHAAFEAVGKAPLEAAWSLRASPLDAFLTVASPLAIRGYISGIVLGFAHTMGEFGVVLMVGGSIPGQTRVLSTTVFDHVEVMEYTQAHIISAGMLAFSFLVLLGVYAFNRKFPIHVS, from the coding sequence ATGGAATTGAGCGAACTCGATTGGAGCGCCCTCTGGGTCACCTTACGTCTCGCCTGCATGACGGTGATCGTGCTCTTGATCGTGGGCACGCCGATCGCGTGGTGGCTGGCCCATACCCGCTCGCGGTTTCGGGCGGTCGTCGAAGCCGTGGTGGCGCTGCCGATCGTGCTCCCGCCGACGGTGCTCGGGTTTTATATTCTCGTCGCATTGGGGCCGTTCGGTCCCATCGGCCGGCTGACCGGCATGACGTTCGCATTTACGTTTTGGGGCTTGGTCATCGCGTCGGCGTTTTATTCCATGCCGTTTGTGATTCAGCCGCTGCACGCGGCCTTTGAGGCCGTCGGCAAAGCGCCGTTGGAAGCCGCGTGGTCTCTGCGCGCCTCTCCGCTCGACGCCTTTTTGACGGTGGCGTCTCCCTTGGCGATCCGCGGGTATATTTCAGGGATCGTGCTCGGCTTCGCCCATACGATGGGGGAGTTCGGCGTGGTCTTGATGGTCGGCGGTTCGATCCCAGGGCAAACGCGCGTGCTCTCGACGACGGTGTTCGATCACGTGGAAGTCATGGAGTATACGCAGGCGCATATCATTTCCGCCGGGATGCTCGCCTTTTCCTTTCTGGTGCTGCTGGGCGTGTATGCGTTCAACCGTAAATTTCCCATCCACGTATCATGA
- the modA gene encoding molybdate ABC transporter substrate-binding protein: MNSQSRLLSCLTGLCAWLLIAPGAQAEQVQVAVAANFVPPFKEIAAEFEKASAHSVQISAGSSGKFYAQIKNGAPFEVFLSADDERPKLLEDEGLGVKGSRFTYAIGRLVLWGQDPALVTGADTLRTGTFKHLAIANPKTAPYGTAAMQAMMKLGVWESLQPKIVMGENQGQTSGFLESGNAELGFLALSQVLDERLRGKGSRWEVPEDLHEPIKQDAVLLTKGQNSLAAKALMEFLQSQRARAVIERYGYHVN; this comes from the coding sequence ATGAACAGTCAGTCAAGGCTGCTGTCGTGTCTTACGGGTCTCTGTGCCTGGTTGCTCATCGCGCCGGGTGCGCAGGCGGAACAAGTGCAAGTGGCGGTCGCTGCCAATTTCGTTCCGCCTTTTAAGGAAATTGCGGCAGAGTTCGAGAAAGCCTCCGCGCACAGTGTCCAGATCAGCGCCGGGTCGAGCGGAAAGTTTTATGCGCAGATCAAGAACGGCGCGCCGTTCGAGGTGTTCTTATCCGCCGACGACGAGCGGCCCAAACTGCTTGAAGACGAAGGACTGGGCGTAAAAGGAAGCCGGTTTACGTATGCGATCGGACGGCTTGTGTTGTGGGGCCAGGACCCTGCCTTGGTGACGGGGGCGGACACGTTGCGAACCGGCACGTTCAAGCATTTGGCCATCGCCAATCCTAAGACTGCGCCGTATGGGACGGCGGCCATGCAGGCCATGATGAAATTGGGTGTATGGGAGAGTCTCCAGCCCAAGATCGTGATGGGAGAAAATCAGGGGCAGACCAGCGGCTTTCTGGAGTCGGGCAACGCGGAGCTTGGATTTCTCGCTCTCTCGCAGGTGCTCGATGAGAGGCTGCGAGGAAAGGGAAGCCGGTGGGAGGTGCCTGAAGATCTCCACGAACCGATCAAACAGGATGCGGTGTTGTTAACCAAGGGCCAGAACAGCCTCGCGGCCAAGGCGCTGATGGAATTCTTGCAGAGTCAGCGGGCGCGCGCCGTGATCGAGCGGTACGGCTATCACGTGAACTAA
- a CDS encoding energy transducer TonB family protein — translation MPGYTGYHRNKRNGWSTTTIAAVLAVHGVLAVGAYRIAQTDYFQHLIKVSKLVTVPEPVKPKDPPPQDKDEPAPESPPEIPPESPPMVKDLPPEPAPLEPADEPSPALPSAGEDADSAPVDAGPMVIGKGRGRFAGYEDALMASIHAVYQQPPELPDALEYAVLCQLVLDEEGHVLTYQLLNSSGSPLFDRSAQLALSRLRQVRPPPPGMSRTVVVKFYPP, via the coding sequence ATGCCTGGTTATACCGGTTATCACAGGAACAAGCGGAACGGGTGGAGTACCACGACCATCGCCGCTGTGCTGGCGGTGCATGGTGTGCTTGCCGTGGGCGCGTACCGGATCGCTCAGACGGACTATTTCCAACATCTGATCAAGGTGTCGAAGCTGGTGACGGTTCCAGAACCGGTGAAGCCGAAGGATCCGCCGCCTCAGGACAAGGACGAGCCGGCACCGGAGTCGCCGCCGGAGATTCCGCCTGAGTCTCCGCCCATGGTGAAGGACCTGCCGCCGGAACCGGCGCCTCTAGAACCGGCGGACGAGCCGTCTCCCGCACTGCCTTCGGCCGGAGAAGACGCGGACTCTGCGCCGGTGGATGCGGGACCGATGGTGATCGGCAAGGGGCGAGGCCGGTTCGCGGGGTACGAGGATGCGCTGATGGCCTCCATTCACGCGGTGTATCAACAACCGCCGGAGCTGCCGGACGCGCTGGAGTATGCGGTGTTGTGCCAGTTGGTGCTGGATGAGGAGGGGCATGTCCTCACGTATCAACTGTTGAATTCGTCGGGGAGTCCGCTCTTCGACCGTTCGGCTCAGTTGGCGCTGTCGCGGTTGCGGCAAGTTCGGCCTCCGCCTCCCGGGATGTCCCGGACAGTCGTGGTGAAGTTTTATCCTCCGTAG
- a CDS encoding ExbD/TolR family protein — translation MRRFSRKSHSAVADINMTPLLDLAWVLLVIFIITTTAMVQGIELKLPESTPHETDMESNTPTLSVKKNGDIYMDEEPVKLSELERLIRDLKAAKGGKLPLVLRGDAAVEYKHVVAVLDILQRIPVEDLAIATKPIEEGL, via the coding sequence ATGAGACGATTCTCCAGAAAGAGTCATAGCGCAGTCGCGGATATCAACATGACTCCGCTCCTCGATCTGGCGTGGGTCCTGCTCGTGATTTTCATCATCACGACGACGGCGATGGTGCAGGGTATCGAACTCAAATTGCCGGAGTCGACGCCGCATGAAACGGATATGGAGAGCAATACGCCGACGCTCTCGGTGAAGAAGAACGGCGATATCTATATGGACGAAGAGCCGGTGAAGCTGAGCGAGTTGGAGCGGCTTATCCGGGATTTGAAAGCAGCGAAAGGCGGCAAGCTTCCGCTGGTGCTGCGGGGCGATGCCGCAGTCGAGTACAAGCACGTCGTGGCGGTGCTGGACATTCTTCAACGGATTCCGGTCGAAGATCTGGCGATTGCAACGAAACCGATCGAAGAAGGGCTGTAA
- a CDS encoding MotA/TolQ/ExbB proton channel family protein produces MEMVSGGVGFALSHATLEGKITIAVLLVFSLVSWTVILNKFRMLSKAKTRNRLFLDFYSRSKGPLVIFSKGLLPQLQGSPMYELYWGGCEELAAQREKYSTEKIPRHGMSAVRIALERVLGEAAVGLESGMIVLATAISGGPFIGLLGTVWGVMDTFAGIGKAQSATLATMAPGVASALIATVAGLMVAIPSLFCYNVLVTKIKTLMMELDNFAAHLETVFMTEFLRETNGTAFAQDDIEEYRPRGQDQDAEPSSAATGH; encoded by the coding sequence ATGGAGATGGTGTCCGGCGGAGTCGGGTTTGCGCTCAGTCACGCGACGCTCGAAGGGAAAATCACGATTGCCGTCTTGCTCGTGTTCTCACTCGTGAGCTGGACGGTCATCCTCAATAAGTTCCGCATGCTGTCGAAAGCGAAGACACGAAACCGGCTGTTCCTGGATTTCTATTCCCGATCCAAAGGGCCGCTGGTGATTTTTTCCAAAGGGTTGCTGCCGCAGTTGCAGGGATCGCCGATGTATGAGCTCTATTGGGGAGGCTGTGAGGAGTTGGCCGCGCAGCGGGAGAAATACAGCACCGAGAAGATTCCGCGTCACGGGATGAGCGCGGTGCGGATTGCCTTGGAGCGGGTGCTGGGCGAGGCGGCGGTGGGGCTGGAGTCGGGGATGATCGTGCTGGCGACGGCCATCAGCGGCGGACCCTTTATCGGGTTGCTCGGCACCGTGTGGGGCGTGATGGATACCTTCGCCGGCATCGGCAAGGCCCAGTCGGCCACGCTCGCGACGATGGCGCCGGGTGTGGCGTCGGCGCTGATAGCGACGGTCGCCGGGCTGATGGTCGCCATCCCATCGCTCTTTTGCTACAACGTGCTCGTTACGAAAATCAAAACGCTCATGATGGAATTAGACAATTTCGCCGCCCATCTCGAAACCGTGTTCATGACGGAGTTTCTCCGCGAGACGAACGGGACCGCCTTCGCCCAGGACGACATCGAAGAGTACCGTCCGCGCGGGCAGGACCAGGATGCGGAGCCCTCCTCGGCAGCGACGGGGCATTGA